A genome region from Pseudomonadota bacterium includes the following:
- a CDS encoding DUF2845 domain-containing protein: MKKIMVVAAVTVVLWLTAQVAAAQGMHCGSKIVTTGDHKYEILAACGQPASREIVGVDNKHVGEYRIVEEWLYIIEKYGHKQMYLLEFDGDGRAQEIKWLGEQK; this comes from the coding sequence ATGAAAAAAATCATGGTAGTGGCGGCGGTGACCGTTGTTCTGTGGTTAACTGCTCAGGTGGCGGCAGCTCAGGGGATGCATTGTGGTTCGAAGATTGTAACTACCGGCGATCACAAATACGAGATACTGGCCGCTTGCGGACAGCCGGCTTCCCGGGAGATTGTTGGCGTCGACAACAAGCATGTGGGGGAATACCGCATCGTCGAAGAGTGGCTGTATATTATCGAAAAATACGGTCATAAGCAGATGTATCTGCTGGAATTTGATGGTGATGGCCGGGCACAGGAGATCAAGTGGCTGGGGGAACAAAAGTAG